A section of the Pochonia chlamydosporia 170 chromosome 2, whole genome shotgun sequence genome encodes:
- a CDS encoding transcriptional activator xlnR (similar to Aspergillus terreus NIH2624 XP_001211610.1), translated as MREKKKRGKASRKDLAERAAAQAAAGNPNQNGDISDGKESSNSPATDDRADGLVENTRSNSMSSSGLATVHESHLAGNSGIDPEFHHGQPAATPGQFGELSDQSHMPPPIQIPPESISGSRSMSISGYGGLSTSYDRQSLGSDDLMASNQAYNHPHQNNIHGYSDMSFGMLGQSPTDFNNSAGFRLSNSPLGAYPGLATATSPGWAMPISSPPGQFQTQMQHANYGQSALRYPVLEPLLPHIANIIPIPLACDLLDMYFASSSSAVMHPMSPYVLGSVFRKRAFFHPTKPRKCQPALLASMLWVAAQTSEASLLTSVPSARGKICQKLLELTVGLLKPLIHSSSVEASSNANQTVGAVALGGLGVALPGSISIDAALSGESGAFGASGQLDDLVTYIHLATVVSASEYKGASLRWWNVAWSMARELKLGRELPPSEPRSTFEQGEMETEGLDEHDKLRNSPGFVTEEEREERRRIWWLVYTVDRHLALCYNRPLFLLDVECEGLKQPLDDAAWQSGDFKNYPADSTMLGMLPENDEGSCGPQFECRGFSIFGYFLPLMTILGEIVDLHHARNHPRFGSAFRASREWSNQVSEVRRHLEAYEESLKRFESRNSSAQNSDGHKDETSMHENHNEAQRALESNSSPSAHSVHTTASSRVTEAEVQTRTVLAYGTHVMHVLHILLEGKWDPVSLLDDEDLWISSSDFVTASGHAVAAAEAINQILEYDPGLEFMPFFFGVYLLQGSFLLLLIADKLQVEASPNVVRACETIVRAHEACVVTLSTEYQRKFSKVMRGALALVRGRVPEDLGDQLQRRRELLGLYRWTGDGTGLAL; from the exons ATGCgtgagaagaagaagcgtgGCAAAGCGTCAAGAAAAGACCTGGCCGAGAGAGCGGCTGCACAGGCGGCTGCTGGAAATCCAAATCAAAACGGTGATATATCTGACGGGAAAGAATCCAGTAATTCTCCGGCCACAGACGACAGAGCAGATGGTCTTGTGGAAAACACGAGGAGcaactccatgtccagcagTGGTTTGGCTACCGTCCATGAGAGTCACCTGGCCGGCAACAGTGGCATTGATCCGGAATTTCATCACGGACAACCGGCGGCAACTCCTGGACAGTTTGGTGAGCTTTCTGACCAGTCTCACATGCCGCCACCAATTCAAATTCCTCCGGAGAGCATAAGCGGTAGTCGTTCGATGAGCATCAGCGGATACGGAGGGCTCTCGACTAGTTATGATCGGCAGAGTCTTGGAAGCGATGACCTGATGGCCAGTAATCAAGCGTACAACCATCCTCACCAGAACAACATTCATGGCTATTCGGACATGTCGTTTGGTATGTTGGGGCAAAGCCCGACTGATTTCAACAACTCGGCTGGGTTTCGACTTAGCAATAGTCCCCTTGGAGCCTATCCAGGACTCGCAACGGCAACATCACCAGGATGGGCCATGCCAATATCTTCGCCACCCGGACAATTTCAAACACAGATGCAGCACGCCAACTACGGACAGTCTGCGTTGCGATATCCGGTTTTAGAGCCCCTTCTTCCTCACATTGCCAACATTATTCCGATACCATTGGCGTGTGACTTGCTGGATATGTACTTCGCgtcgtcctcttcggcaGTTATGCACCCCATGTCTCCGTATGTTCTCGGGTCGGTATTTCGAAAGCGAGCTTTTTTTCATCCTACAAAACCGCGAAAATGTCAGCCTGCGTTACTAGCAAGTATGCTGTGGGTAGCAGCTCAAACAAGCGAGGCTTCTCTGCTCACCAGCGTGCCGTCCGCCAGGGGCAAGATCTGCCAGAAATTGCTGGAGTTGACTGTTGGGTTATTAAAACCGTTAATCCACAGTTCGTCAGTTGAAGCCTCTTCGAATGCGAATCAAACGGTCGGAGCCGTTGCtcttggcggccttgggGTGGCACTACCTGGGTCTATCAGCATAGATGCCGCGCTAAGTGGTGAATCCGGTGCCTTTGGAGCCTCGGGCCAACTCGACGACCTTGTGACGTATATCCATTTGGCAACAGTGGTATCTGCCAGTGAGTACAAAGGAGCCAGTCTGCGGTGGTGGAATGTGGCCTGGTCCATGGCACGAGAGTTAAAGCTCGGTCGAGAGCTGCCCCCTTCCGAGCCACGATCAACTTTCGAACAAGGCGAGATGGAAACAGAGGGACTAGACGAGCATGACAAACTCCGAAACAGCCCTGGCTTTGTcaccgaagaagagagggaaGAAAGACGGCGAATCTGGTGGCTCGTGTACACCGTGGATCGACATCTGGCCCTCTGTTACAACAGACctttgtttcttctcgaCGTAGAATGCGAGGGACTCAAACAACCGCTAGACGATGCAGCCTGGCAGAGTGGAGACTTTAAAAACTATCCAGCCGACTCGACTATGCTCGGAATGCTCCCCGAGAACGACGAGGGCTCTTGCGGGCCACAGTTTGAATGCAGAGGATTCAGCATATTTGGCTACTTTCTCCCGTTGATGACCATTCTCGGCGAAATTGTCGATTTACACCACGCCCGAAACCATCCACGATTCGGTTCCGCCTTTAGAGCCTCTCGAGAATGGAGCAACCAAGTTTCCGAAGTGCGGCGACACCTTGAGGCTTACGAGGAAAGTCTCAAACGATTCGAATCACGCAACTCGTCAGCCCAAAACTCCGATGGCCACAAGGACGAAACCAGCATGCACGAAAACCACAACGAAGCACAGCGAGCTCTCGAATCAAATAGCAGCCCATCCGCGCACTCCGTCCACACAACAGCCTCCAGCCGCGTaacagaagcagaagtgCAAACTCGAACCGTCCTCGCCTACGGAACACATGTAATGCACGTCCTACACATCCTCCTTGAGGGAAAGTGGGATCCCGTGAGCCTCCTAGACGACGAGGACCTGTGGATCTCATCCTCAGATTTTGTGACGGCCTCTGGACACGCTGTAGCCGCAGCAGAGGCCATCAATCAGATTTTAGAGTACGATCCGGGCCTGGAATtcatgccattcttctttGGGGTCTATCTCCTCCAGGGCTCGTTTTTGCTGCTCCTCATAGCAGACAAGCTGCAGGTGGAGGCTTCACCAAACGTGGTACGGGCGTGCGAGACTATCGTCCGGGCACATGAAGCGTGTGTTGTGACGCTGAGTACAGAATACCAG CGGAAATTTAGTAAAGTGATGCGAGGTGCCTTGGCACTCGTTCGAGGACGCGTCCCCGAGGATCTAGGCGACCAGCTacaacgacgacgagaatTACTAGGGCTATACCGATGGACAGGAGATGGAACTGGGTTGGCGCTATGA